In the genome of Leptospira licerasiae serovar Varillal str. VAR 010, one region contains:
- a CDS encoding AMP-dependent synthetase/ligase — protein sequence MKTLADLYQSSKNKYGEKPAFLTKNSSGEFDSVGFSELYELGLQLGTALIELEFPYKGHAAILADNRLEWIIADYAIVMAGGADVPRGTDVTDSDLNHILPHSGATIVFAENDSVLKKLYQNQSAIQNVHTIILIDRNAKGTGKELRFWDLVQRGKELREKGNREMENRISQIQEEDLFTLIYTAGTTGRPKGVPLTHKNIMSQINRIPIKLAAGERILSILPVWHSFERMFEMVCIYFGAGTYYSSVRTLKEDLKKVKPTFMASAPRLWESVYQGIYATVAKSSSVKQSLFHAALFFSSNIESAKRWLGFRELDLTGRSAIVSLFVGIFKVLQYILNIIPATLLDLIVLKKIRQATGGRLKGTVSGGGALPIHVDKFFNAIGIQVLEGYGLTETSPVISVRILNEAVMGTVGPLYKGTSLRVVDPNTSKILWTTEEGGPKGYAVKGEIHVKGDQVMSGYYHDPENTRKVMNDGWFNTGDLGMMTYNDCLKIVGRTKETIVLLGGENVEPVPIENILSQSEFILQCMVIGQDQKYLSALIVPNPEFFPAYKPGLGFSSAEEEAKCAVKIQGVIKNSISATNGFKSFERVVDFRLLPKPFETGDELTAKLSVKRHVVTDKYSELIANIYSGKKEEVLR from the coding sequence ATGAAAACTCTTGCCGATTTATATCAATCGTCCAAAAATAAATACGGGGAAAAACCTGCGTTTCTAACTAAAAATTCTTCGGGAGAATTCGACTCTGTTGGATTTTCCGAATTGTACGAGTTAGGACTGCAGCTAGGAACCGCACTTATAGAATTGGAATTTCCTTATAAAGGACATGCTGCCATTCTCGCTGACAACCGTTTGGAGTGGATCATTGCCGATTATGCGATCGTTATGGCGGGAGGGGCGGATGTTCCGAGAGGTACTGATGTCACCGATTCCGATCTGAACCATATTCTTCCCCATAGCGGTGCAACTATCGTCTTTGCGGAAAACGATTCCGTCTTAAAAAAACTCTACCAAAATCAAAGCGCTATCCAAAACGTTCATACAATTATTCTAATAGATAGGAATGCAAAAGGCACAGGAAAAGAACTCAGGTTTTGGGATTTAGTGCAGAGAGGAAAAGAACTGAGGGAAAAAGGGAACCGAGAGATGGAGAATCGAATTTCTCAAATCCAGGAAGAAGATCTTTTTACCCTGATCTACACTGCAGGAACAACCGGTCGTCCTAAAGGAGTTCCTTTAACGCATAAAAATATCATGTCCCAGATCAATCGAATTCCGATCAAACTTGCGGCAGGAGAAAGGATACTTTCCATTCTTCCGGTATGGCATAGTTTTGAGAGAATGTTTGAAATGGTATGTATCTATTTTGGAGCAGGTACGTATTATTCTTCCGTTAGGACACTAAAAGAAGATCTTAAGAAAGTCAAACCCACATTTATGGCATCTGCACCTAGGCTTTGGGAGAGTGTATACCAAGGGATTTACGCGACAGTGGCTAAGTCATCTAGCGTAAAACAAAGTCTATTTCATGCAGCGCTCTTCTTCTCTTCGAATATCGAGTCCGCAAAACGATGGCTTGGATTTAGAGAATTGGATCTGACAGGAAGAAGTGCAATTGTTTCTTTATTCGTAGGGATTTTCAAAGTTTTACAATATATTTTGAATATTATACCGGCGACACTATTGGACCTGATCGTTCTGAAAAAGATCCGTCAGGCTACCGGAGGAAGGTTGAAGGGAACCGTTTCCGGAGGAGGAGCGCTTCCTATCCATGTGGACAAATTTTTTAATGCGATAGGCATCCAAGTTTTGGAAGGATACGGTTTGACTGAAACTTCTCCAGTGATTTCAGTTCGTATCTTAAATGAAGCAGTGATGGGTACTGTAGGTCCTTTGTACAAGGGAACTTCTCTTCGTGTTGTGGATCCAAATACTTCTAAAATTCTTTGGACTACGGAAGAAGGAGGACCTAAAGGATACGCAGTTAAGGGAGAGATCCATGTAAAAGGGGATCAAGTTATGTCCGGATATTATCATGACCCGGAGAATACTCGCAAAGTGATGAACGATGGATGGTTCAATACCGGAGACCTAGGAATGATGACTTACAATGATTGTTTGAAAATTGTAGGCAGAACGAAAGAAACGATCGTTTTACTAGGAGGGGAGAATGTGGAGCCGGTCCCAATAGAGAATATTTTAAGTCAGTCGGAATTCATACTACAATGTATGGTGATAGGTCAGGACCAAAAATATCTTTCCGCATTGATTGTTCCCAATCCGGAATTTTTCCCTGCTTACAAGCCGGGATTAGGTTTCAGTTCTGCGGAAGAAGAGGCAAAATGTGCGGTTAAGATCCAAGGGGTAATCAAAAATTCAATCTCCGCAACGAACGGTTTCAAATCATTCGAAAGGGTAGTGGACTTTAGATTATTGCCTAAACCTTTCGAGACGGGAGATGAGCTCACTGCAAAACTTTCCGTAAAACGTCATGTAGTGACAGATAAATATTCAGAGCTGATCGCTAATATATATTCAGGCAAGAAAGAAGAAGTCCTGAGATAG
- a CDS encoding NYN domain-containing protein, with protein MHLVVDGFNLIYKIPELEEYMYSNRLRDARVGLLRILESYSAKLKSSKVHVFFDGKKEKGNETKEDSYGKIRVYFSQDRKADDLIKEYIKFAPRPADLFVVTSDQEILAFAKRLGTKPILSEEFVKKIESALAEKPTREEKDSGAKLSPGEILYWKELFKKGK; from the coding sequence ATGCATTTAGTCGTAGACGGTTTCAACCTGATTTACAAAATTCCTGAATTGGAAGAGTATATGTATTCCAATCGATTGAGGGATGCCAGAGTTGGCCTCTTGAGAATTTTGGAATCTTATTCTGCAAAATTGAAAAGTTCTAAGGTCCATGTTTTCTTCGATGGTAAAAAGGAAAAAGGGAACGAAACCAAAGAAGATTCTTACGGAAAAATACGCGTTTATTTCAGCCAGGACAGAAAGGCGGACGACTTGATCAAGGAATATATCAAATTCGCCCCGAGGCCAGCAGATCTATTTGTTGTGACTTCCGATCAGGAAATTTTAGCTTTTGCAAAAAGACTAGGAACAAAACCTATACTATCCGAAGAGTTCGTAAAAAAAATAGAAAGCGCCTTAGCGGAAAAACCGACTCGGGAAGAAAAGGACTCGGGCGCAAAACTTTCTCCGGGAGAGATTCTCTACTGGAAGGAACTATTCAAGAAGGGAAAGTAA
- a CDS encoding PaaI family thioesterase, which yields MANQKDLEDMQKEWEKFSKAAPGLQVPPPAFKELSGEFVSYVRKKEMVCSFYVEPRFSNPMGVFQGGFLAAAFDNTFGPLCYLAAGKPTTTLELSVSYIRMVKENQRITVQAKVVARGNQHIYLEGEAFDEEGKLLAKSTTQVLILRLPSGAV from the coding sequence TTGGCGAATCAAAAAGATTTAGAAGATATGCAGAAAGAATGGGAGAAGTTTTCTAAAGCAGCTCCCGGCTTACAGGTTCCTCCTCCGGCCTTTAAAGAACTGTCCGGTGAATTCGTTTCTTATGTACGTAAGAAGGAGATGGTCTGCAGTTTTTATGTGGAGCCTAGATTCTCCAATCCAATGGGAGTTTTCCAAGGCGGTTTTTTAGCGGCCGCTTTCGACAATACTTTCGGTCCATTATGCTATTTAGCCGCGGGTAAGCCTACCACCACTTTAGAATTAAGCGTTAGTTATATTCGGATGGTGAAAGAAAACCAAAGGATCACCGTCCAGGCTAAGGTAGTCGCAAGAGGGAACCAACATATTTACCTAGAAGGAGAAGCTTTCGACGAAGAAGGTAAACTTCTCGCTAAGTCGACAACTCAAGTATTGATTTTAAGACTTCCTAGCGGAGCTGTTTGA
- a CDS encoding TetR/AcrR family transcriptional regulator, whose amino-acid sequence MPKIVNHEKYKAEILSKCVDILARRGYSAVSMREIATELDVSTGTLYHYFSTKEDIFKELVKFVLNKDIEELQVYSKGEDNQTIEKRVEALFTMVKDRETYFQNLLYIICDVSRLKNHEEEKQLIAEAMKEYVTIITKHLGITNPNLNRLLISIILGTVGQRIVDQDSIKLDEVAEVVKDFMGVVLANTFTF is encoded by the coding sequence ATGCCCAAAATCGTAAACCACGAAAAATACAAAGCCGAGATTCTCTCTAAATGTGTGGATATTTTGGCCAGGCGAGGGTATTCGGCTGTCTCTATGAGAGAAATCGCCACCGAATTGGATGTTTCCACCGGAACGCTCTATCACTACTTCTCCACTAAAGAAGATATATTTAAGGAACTCGTAAAGTTCGTACTGAATAAAGACATCGAAGAATTGCAGGTCTATTCAAAAGGGGAAGATAACCAAACCATCGAAAAAAGAGTAGAAGCTCTATTTACTATGGTAAAGGACAGAGAGACCTATTTCCAAAACCTTCTCTATATCATTTGTGATGTTTCTAGATTAAAAAATCATGAAGAAGAAAAACAACTCATCGCAGAAGCGATGAAAGAATACGTGACCATCATTACGAAACATTTAGGGATCACGAATCCGAATCTGAACAGACTTTTGATCAGTATTATTTTAGGAACAGTCGGCCAAAGGATCGTAGACCAAGATTCCATCAAATTAGATGAGGTAGCAGAAGTTGTGAAAGATTTTATGGGAGTGGTTCTCGCAAATACTTTCACTTTCTGA
- a CDS encoding patatin-like phospholipase family protein, with protein sequence MNPFFFLETKLKNGIRTAWQELGTKKEIALAIAGGGIKAFYGLGFAYTLRTWGLKIKEVSGVSAGAAMAISTLSETEEDSSNYFQELTKRNPKNFYWNRLLRISAPFPHHGIARRTVEYCLRFSKLISKSAKIRIHTVEIPNESLDKNKKGEPIQRILFAKAASIIRAYFKDETLRRKGEQPFEVIKKMKDWGWREKVFTEKDLTDPETITQIVMNSCSAFPVLPLQSFNGNYYLDGGLTNNLLIEDFSPDLPKIGVFYEPTTLVGKSASVLSDTLLVSPDGPFIEQGFDYTSPNLVRYAFETGRKDAEDQKERILGHLDPNWKKHLHSIFEQIK encoded by the coding sequence ATGAACCCCTTCTTTTTCCTAGAAACCAAACTAAAAAACGGCATCCGTACCGCATGGCAAGAATTAGGGACCAAAAAAGAGATCGCTCTTGCAATTGCAGGGGGCGGGATCAAAGCATTTTATGGACTGGGCTTTGCATATACACTAAGGACCTGGGGTCTTAAAATTAAAGAAGTATCGGGAGTAAGCGCAGGAGCCGCCATGGCAATCAGCACCTTGTCCGAAACGGAAGAAGACAGCTCAAATTATTTCCAAGAATTGACCAAACGAAATCCTAAAAACTTTTATTGGAATAGGTTACTCCGGATCAGCGCTCCCTTCCCTCATCATGGGATTGCAAGAAGGACCGTAGAATACTGTCTCCGGTTTTCAAAACTTATTTCCAAGTCCGCAAAGATCAGGATCCACACAGTAGAGATCCCGAACGAAAGTTTAGATAAAAACAAAAAGGGAGAACCCATCCAAAGGATTCTTTTTGCAAAAGCTGCTTCTATCATCCGCGCGTATTTTAAGGATGAAACTTTAAGACGAAAGGGAGAACAACCTTTCGAAGTTATAAAAAAAATGAAAGATTGGGGATGGAGAGAAAAAGTTTTTACGGAGAAGGACCTAACCGATCCGGAAACGATCACCCAGATCGTAATGAACTCTTGCTCAGCTTTCCCCGTTTTACCTCTTCAAAGTTTTAACGGAAATTATTATCTGGATGGGGGCTTAACGAATAATCTTTTGATAGAGGACTTCTCCCCCGACCTGCCTAAGATAGGAGTATTTTACGAACCGACTACCTTGGTGGGAAAATCGGCCTCTGTCTTATCGGATACATTGCTGGTTTCGCCTGATGGACCATTCATAGAGCAGGGTTTCGACTATACTAGTCCTAACCTTGTGAGATATGCATTCGAGACAGGCCGAAAGGATGCGGAAGATCAAAAAGAAAGGATCTTAGGTCATCTGGACCCAAACTGGAAAAAACACTTGCATTCTATTTTCGAACAAATAAAATAA